One window of the SAR324 cluster bacterium genome contains the following:
- a CDS encoding urease accessory protein UreD — translation MHSKLNLTFGYHRGQTRLTDVQADSVFKVTRPVSLTDGSGLQLILMSPAPGIFGGDLWEINIHAEPGTQVHLTTQGALRIHPSQRGDIAQQKLRYTLQAESNLTIYSDPVIPFAESQFNQQTVLEVEAGAQLGFWEAYMAGRLAHGEAWCFQLLQSETKLFAGSELHYLDRSLLCPTEQGFSNPFQLGNYPIWASALAFVPDNYFVPTEWPKNCEVAVDQLAPNLHLLRCLAADGQVLRQIQHLWLKSLPQSISQAMSASA, via the coding sequence ATGCATTCCAAACTTAACTTAACTTTCGGTTATCACCGAGGTCAAACTCGACTGACAGATGTTCAGGCTGATAGTGTTTTCAAAGTGACCAGACCCGTATCACTTACTGACGGTTCAGGGTTACAGTTAATTTTGATGAGTCCTGCTCCTGGCATCTTTGGTGGAGACTTGTGGGAGATCAATATTCATGCGGAACCTGGCACACAAGTTCATCTGACGACGCAGGGAGCGTTACGAATTCACCCCTCACAGAGAGGCGACATTGCCCAGCAAAAGTTACGTTATACTTTGCAAGCTGAATCCAATCTCACGATTTATAGTGATCCGGTAATTCCTTTTGCTGAGTCTCAATTCAACCAGCAGACTGTACTGGAGGTAGAAGCAGGGGCTCAGCTTGGCTTCTGGGAAGCCTACATGGCAGGTCGTCTGGCTCACGGGGAGGCCTGGTGTTTTCAACTCCTGCAGAGTGAAACAAAGTTATTCGCTGGCAGCGAGTTGCACTATCTGGATCGCTCCCTACTCTGTCCAACTGAACAAGGTTTTAGCAATCCATTCCAGCTAGGTAACTATCCGATCTGGGCGAGTGCTCTGGCATTTGTGCCCGATAACTATTTCGTTCCAACCGAATGGCCTAAAAACTGCGAAGTTGCTGTTGACCAACTAGCACCAAACTTACACCTCCTGCGTTGTCTTGCGGCAGATGGTCAGGTGCTAAGGCAGATTCAGCATCTCTGGTTAAAATCATTACCACAAAGTATTTCTCAAGCAATGAGCGCCTCAGCTTAA